From Pseudoalteromonas sp. R3, one genomic window encodes:
- a CDS encoding DUF6041 domain-containing protein: protein MLVQRIFAVLYMLAGLAKAFPQLENVPDILRQAAAANQGTWYGGLSELLANNGDMANILVAVALFGSGLVLWLNPRWTRFVIYGQLAMMAVFITILHRSQPQVIPLDAIFIVAALYMLRQQFRRTGAKRVFTSQDFAKPKPLAKSPDKPKLADEYDVIIIGGGVSGLTAASEFSTERVLVLEKSPTFGGNARCNSHRSLPHPIAGVCFQQPVSGSDMDQLLTKLGLQDKFKTNAQDTLVFFDTILLLKCLNEITLGFIKFPSYLLKPAVWGLTGQLLLNALIGKPYVVAAKQLGDPIFADLYHFLDGFAPGTERFPQVPWHEQSGWSKEEMVQLDRISLYSYLFEPEKTASFPDYLQPPRNLGKLVENAVTTTLRVECLDIHEVSAYVGLHFLVGYLRGNLVTLPGGNGHISEALVAHLHQQANVTLQSDVNLVNLDNTEAGVQLTAKVQHHNISVKGKKLIWAAPKHQLSQWLPSLPEAQLDAIKEIRHEDYYLANALLSRPVLSHSFGGYMIEPERPEQPYAWCKAGTCLVANWMDSSNQSEGGVLTLLKPTTRPERQGRTAENDFASLQQQTYQEISLMLNNLGIDPRIVEDIQIWYWPGALITSVIGQQASGLFQQASQPHLSVYFANQDSVGIGNLESAIFAGKQASAQVKEALLHTDKTAIPRSKETVS, encoded by the coding sequence ATGCTAGTTCAACGGATCTTTGCTGTACTTTATATGCTGGCCGGACTGGCCAAAGCGTTTCCACAATTAGAAAATGTGCCTGATATTCTGCGCCAGGCTGCCGCTGCAAATCAGGGTACCTGGTATGGCGGGCTGAGTGAGCTATTAGCCAATAACGGAGATATGGCGAATATCCTGGTCGCGGTCGCATTGTTCGGCTCGGGGCTGGTACTGTGGCTGAATCCACGCTGGACCCGTTTTGTCATATATGGTCAGCTAGCTATGATGGCGGTGTTTATCACGATATTGCACCGTTCTCAGCCTCAGGTTATTCCTCTTGATGCCATTTTTATTGTCGCGGCGCTCTATATGTTGCGTCAGCAATTCCGCCGCACCGGCGCAAAGCGCGTCTTTACCAGCCAGGATTTCGCCAAACCAAAGCCGCTGGCAAAATCTCCGGATAAACCTAAGCTGGCTGATGAGTACGACGTGATCATCATCGGTGGTGGTGTCTCGGGATTGACGGCGGCCAGCGAGTTCAGCACTGAACGCGTGCTGGTGCTGGAAAAAAGTCCAACATTCGGTGGTAATGCACGTTGTAACAGTCATCGTTCTTTGCCGCACCCTATTGCCGGAGTGTGTTTTCAACAACCCGTATCAGGCTCGGATATGGATCAGTTGCTGACCAAACTGGGACTGCAGGATAAATTTAAAACTAATGCACAAGATACATTAGTTTTCTTCGATACGATTCTACTGCTCAAGTGCCTCAATGAGATCACTTTAGGTTTCATAAAATTTCCCAGTTATTTGCTCAAACCTGCGGTATGGGGATTAACGGGGCAATTGTTGCTCAATGCGTTAATTGGCAAACCCTATGTTGTCGCAGCAAAACAACTGGGCGACCCAATATTTGCTGATCTGTACCACTTTCTGGATGGTTTTGCCCCAGGTACCGAGCGTTTTCCTCAGGTGCCATGGCATGAGCAAAGTGGCTGGAGCAAAGAAGAAATGGTACAGCTGGACAGGATTTCTCTATACAGTTATCTGTTCGAGCCAGAAAAAACCGCATCCTTCCCTGACTATTTGCAGCCTCCTCGCAATCTGGGCAAGTTGGTTGAAAACGCAGTCACTACCACGCTCAGAGTAGAGTGTCTCGATATTCATGAAGTCTCAGCCTATGTTGGCCTGCACTTTTTGGTCGGTTACCTCAGAGGGAATTTAGTGACACTCCCGGGAGGCAACGGTCACATCAGTGAAGCCTTAGTGGCACACTTGCATCAGCAAGCGAATGTCACACTGCAAAGTGATGTTAACCTGGTCAACCTGGACAACACCGAAGCCGGCGTTCAGTTAACAGCAAAAGTGCAACATCACAACATTTCGGTGAAGGGTAAAAAACTCATCTGGGCAGCACCAAAACACCAACTCTCACAGTGGCTGCCATCACTGCCTGAAGCCCAGCTCGATGCCATAAAAGAAATCCGCCATGAGGATTATTATCTGGCCAATGCACTGTTATCGCGCCCTGTGCTCAGCCACTCTTTTGGCGGCTATATGATTGAGCCTGAACGCCCTGAGCAGCCTTACGCCTGGTGTAAAGCCGGAACCTGCCTGGTCGCTAACTGGATGGACAGCTCCAACCAGAGCGAAGGCGGTGTACTTACCCTGTTAAAGCCAACGACACGCCCGGAGCGCCAGGGACGCACAGCAGAGAACGATTTTGCGAGCTTACAGCAGCAAACCTATCAGGAAATCTCATTGATGCTTAATAACTTGGGAATTGACCCGCGCATTGTCGAGGATATTCAGATCTGGTACTGGCCCGGAGCACTCATTACCTCGGTCATAGGCCAGCAGGCCAGCGGCTTATTCCAGCAAGCTTCACAACCACATTTAAGCGTCTATTTTGCCAACCAAGACAGCGTTGGGATAGGCAACCTGGAAAGTGCCATTTTTGCAGGTAAACAGGCTTCTGCACAGGTTAAAGAAGCATTACTACACACGGATAAAACTGCCATACCGCGCAGCAAGGAGACGGTATCATGA
- a CDS encoding acyl-CoA dehydrogenase family protein has protein sequence MDFQLSDYQTELYDSALRFASEVLNKDAHQRQREHQFSPELWRQAAQFGFTGLAVEEAYGGANLGALNTMLMVEALGKGSQDLGLSFSLCAHLFACVMPVTRFASEELKRDFLEPLVAGKLIAANAATEPGAGSDIYSMKTTATKEAGGYRLNGQKTYITNAPVADVFVAYARTNPSHGFMGVSAFIVAKDTPGLSTGASQSKDCLASCPMGDVFFDNVFVPESQRIGFEGAGGAIFHDSMIWEKGCLFALFVGALDRLLETTLAYAQERKQFGKKIGHFQSVSNRIIDIKLRLEQCRLMLYRAGWKYDQGQDAEIDIAMSKLLISEYVVQSSLDAIATFGGAAIDADMGIVQVLLDTLPSRIFSGTNDIQREIIARKLGLRGA, from the coding sequence ATGGATTTTCAACTTTCCGACTATCAGACCGAGTTATACGATTCCGCACTTCGCTTTGCTTCTGAAGTGTTGAACAAGGATGCACACCAGCGTCAACGAGAACATCAATTTTCCCCGGAGCTTTGGCGTCAGGCTGCTCAGTTTGGCTTTACCGGACTGGCAGTAGAAGAAGCCTATGGCGGAGCTAACCTTGGGGCACTCAACACCATGTTAATGGTAGAAGCCCTGGGCAAAGGCAGTCAGGATCTTGGCTTGTCATTCTCTTTATGTGCTCACCTGTTCGCCTGCGTGATGCCGGTTACACGGTTCGCAAGTGAAGAACTCAAACGTGACTTTCTGGAACCTTTAGTCGCAGGCAAATTAATTGCTGCCAACGCAGCAACCGAGCCGGGTGCGGGTTCAGATATCTACAGTATGAAGACAACAGCCACCAAAGAAGCCGGAGGCTATCGCCTTAATGGTCAGAAAACTTATATTACTAACGCACCTGTCGCGGATGTATTCGTTGCCTACGCCCGGACCAACCCGAGTCATGGATTTATGGGCGTTTCTGCGTTTATCGTTGCGAAGGACACCCCGGGGCTGTCAACCGGCGCAAGCCAATCAAAGGATTGCCTGGCCAGCTGCCCGATGGGCGACGTATTTTTTGACAATGTCTTTGTTCCCGAGTCGCAACGTATTGGGTTTGAGGGAGCCGGAGGGGCCATTTTCCATGACTCAATGATTTGGGAAAAAGGATGTCTGTTTGCCTTGTTTGTTGGTGCTCTGGACAGGCTGCTCGAAACCACGCTGGCCTATGCGCAGGAACGTAAGCAATTTGGCAAGAAGATTGGACACTTTCAGTCAGTATCAAACCGCATTATCGACATTAAACTACGCCTGGAGCAGTGCCGCCTGATGCTATATCGCGCGGGCTGGAAATACGATCAGGGTCAGGATGCCGAAATTGACATAGCGATGAGCAAGCTGCTGATTTCGGAGTACGTAGTACAGTCCTCTTTGGATGCCATTGCTACTTTTGGCGGTGCAGCAATCGATGCCGATATGGGGATTGTACAGGTTCTGCTGGACACTCTGCCCAGCCGTATTTTCTCAGGCACCAACGATATTCAACGCGAAATCATTGCCCGAAAACTTGGCTTAAGAGGAGCCTGA
- a CDS encoding aminotransferase class III-fold pyridoxal phosphate-dependent enzyme, with protein sequence MKFGFIAHPTSVGLKRYVKMLDLLQRNTQDQHTGYNRELWGKANLVPFMNFAKITSASGATCEGMIKYMPLIAEEMIADPRGIAERVVAGVEEFVADGAELVGLGGFTSIVGRRGEATAAKSPIPITSGNSLTTYAGYKALMQIKEWLDINPEKETVAIVGYPGSICLALSRLLLAEGFNLKLLHRAGHKDKAEMLSHLPEQYHNRVSLTGNPDDLYGECKLFAGATSAGDVIDVAKLQPGSIFIDVALPRDVNVDARPARDDILIIDGGCVTATDAVKLGGESLNVTIKQQLNGCMAETIVLALEQRRENYSLGRYLEPVKVLEIGELAEKHGFYAYPLASFGERIDRQHVTNLKRYYHQDIYAIDKGDTSQRLTFIDNILSQDPAKEDTLDRHHQFINPMMVEFLKQQRCDNVFRKAEGTMLYDNEGTGYLDMVAGYGCLNLGHNPTAVSEAVKTFLDEQGPNFIQYISVPEHTAKLAEVLCHLAPGDMGRVFFSNSGTEAVEAAIKLAKAATGKPGIAYLKNSYHGKTLGALSITGREKHRKYFQPLIQAMVEVPFADLDALREALQRDDVGALMIEPIQGEGGVHVPPAGYLSAVQQICRDTGTLLMVDEIQTGLARTGKLFACEWEGIEPDVLMLSKSLSGGLMPIGATLCRSDVWQRAYGTSDRFLVHTSTFGGGNLASVAALTALREIVAQDLASRSDELGSYFKAELQAIADKYPFVAEIRGKGLMLGIQFEQTFDGAVAASAREFATRLPGDWHSTWKFLPDPVREHLQAAMERMEQTLGEMFCLKFVTKFCLDHQILTFVTANSSTVIRIQPPLVITKAEIDRFVSAFSCVCEELSTFLD encoded by the coding sequence ATGAAGTTTGGATTTATCGCCCACCCGACCTCTGTCGGCCTGAAACGCTACGTTAAAATGCTCGATTTGCTGCAACGCAACACCCAGGATCAGCATACCGGCTATAACCGTGAACTGTGGGGCAAAGCCAACCTGGTTCCATTTATGAACTTTGCCAAAATCACCTCAGCCAGCGGCGCGACCTGTGAAGGCATGATCAAATATATGCCACTGATAGCCGAAGAGATGATTGCCGATCCCAGAGGCATTGCCGAACGTGTTGTCGCCGGCGTTGAAGAATTCGTAGCTGACGGCGCAGAGCTGGTTGGCCTGGGTGGCTTTACCTCAATTGTTGGTCGCCGCGGTGAAGCCACCGCCGCCAAATCCCCAATCCCGATTACATCTGGCAACTCGCTGACCACTTATGCAGGCTACAAAGCGCTGATGCAAATCAAAGAGTGGCTGGACATCAACCCGGAAAAAGAAACTGTGGCCATCGTGGGGTACCCGGGTTCTATCTGCCTGGCTCTGAGTCGTTTGTTGCTGGCGGAAGGATTTAATCTGAAACTGCTGCATCGCGCCGGTCACAAAGACAAAGCAGAAATGCTCAGCCACCTGCCGGAACAATACCACAATCGGGTGAGCCTGACTGGCAACCCGGACGACTTGTATGGCGAGTGCAAGCTGTTTGCCGGCGCCACCTCAGCCGGTGACGTGATCGATGTAGCGAAACTGCAACCCGGTTCCATCTTCATTGATGTGGCGCTACCGCGTGATGTCAATGTTGATGCCCGCCCGGCCCGCGATGATATTTTAATCATCGATGGCGGCTGCGTAACGGCAACCGACGCCGTCAAGCTGGGAGGTGAGTCATTGAATGTCACCATCAAACAACAGCTCAATGGCTGTATGGCTGAAACGATCGTGCTGGCCCTGGAGCAGCGCCGTGAGAACTACTCACTGGGTCGTTACCTGGAGCCGGTCAAAGTACTCGAAATCGGCGAGCTGGCCGAAAAACATGGCTTTTATGCTTACCCGCTGGCCTCATTTGGAGAGCGCATTGACCGTCAGCATGTCACCAACCTGAAGCGCTATTATCATCAGGACATTTATGCCATCGACAAAGGCGACACCAGTCAGAGACTGACCTTTATCGATAACATCCTTAGCCAGGATCCTGCCAAAGAAGACACCCTGGACCGTCACCATCAGTTTATTAACCCAATGATGGTGGAGTTTTTAAAACAACAGCGCTGCGACAATGTGTTCCGTAAAGCCGAAGGCACTATGCTGTATGACAATGAAGGCACCGGCTATCTCGATATGGTGGCAGGCTACGGCTGTCTTAACCTGGGTCACAACCCTACTGCCGTGAGTGAAGCTGTGAAGACCTTTTTGGATGAGCAAGGCCCTAACTTTATTCAGTATATTTCTGTGCCCGAACATACCGCCAAGCTGGCTGAGGTCTTGTGTCATCTAGCGCCGGGCGATATGGGACGAGTGTTTTTCAGTAACTCAGGTACCGAAGCCGTTGAGGCAGCTATTAAACTGGCCAAGGCCGCAACCGGTAAGCCAGGCATTGCCTATCTGAAAAACAGCTATCACGGTAAAACCCTGGGGGCGCTGTCTATTACCGGGCGGGAAAAGCACCGTAAATATTTCCAGCCACTGATCCAGGCCATGGTTGAAGTTCCGTTCGCGGACTTAGATGCACTGCGCGAAGCTCTGCAACGTGATGATGTGGGGGCACTGATGATAGAGCCTATTCAGGGTGAAGGCGGCGTCCATGTACCACCAGCCGGATATCTGAGTGCCGTTCAGCAGATCTGTCGGGATACCGGTACTTTGCTGATGGTCGATGAGATCCAGACCGGTCTGGCCCGTACCGGTAAGCTGTTTGCCTGTGAGTGGGAAGGCATTGAACCCGATGTGCTGATGCTCTCTAAGTCTCTGTCCGGCGGACTCATGCCCATCGGGGCGACTTTGTGTCGCAGCGATGTCTGGCAGCGTGCCTATGGCACTTCAGATCGCTTCTTGGTACATACCTCCACCTTTGGCGGCGGCAACCTCGCATCAGTGGCTGCACTGACCGCACTGCGTGAAATCGTTGCGCAGGATCTGGCCTCACGCTCTGATGAGCTGGGCAGCTATTTTAAAGCTGAGTTACAGGCCATTGCCGATAAATATCCCTTTGTGGCCGAAATACGCGGTAAAGGCCTGATGTTGGGGATCCAGTTCGAACAAACCTTTGATGGTGCGGTTGCCGCCTCCGCAAGAGAGTTTGCTACGCGTCTGCCCGGCGACTGGCACAGCACCTGGAAGTTCCTGCCAGATCCGGTCCGGGAGCACCTGCAAGCTGCAATGGAGCGTATGGAGCAGACACTGGGTGAAATGTTCTGCCTCAAGTTTGTCACTAAGTTCTGCCTGGATCACCAAATCCTGACCTTTGTCACCGCCAACAGTTCGACGGTGATCCGGATCCAGCCGCCTCTGGTGATCACAAAAGCAGAGATTGACCGCTTTGTCAGCGCCTTCTCTTGTGTCTGTGAAGAACTCTCAACCTTTTTAGACTAA
- a CDS encoding PEP/pyruvate-binding domain-containing protein: protein MSQSLVVALSGNEQLELGHLGGKGHSLNHLIRAGLPVPPAFCITAEAYQTFVNTALPDDLLSASELDKVRETILSADIPEQLRTAIASAYQGLGDNAQIAVRSSALDEDGQSQSFAGQYETYLHVQGSDSVMEKVRACWASLWAERAAGYRNSSAADTAIAVVLQTMVDADAAGVMFTQDPLSGDTNKVVIDSCWGLGEGVVSGQVSTDSFVLDKENGALLQQEIRVKPQYCQRNAQGQVTLLNTPPAQQQAASLDEGQLAQLLALAKQAQALYQTELDIEWALKDNKIWLLQARPVTTQASKAEPIYANPWEQDQSIKDGAFFSRMDTGEIVTGLMTPLGLSFCEFYQKHIHGPAIKTMGLADISDWQVYMGYIQGQVYLNISGSAHMLRQCPPTRDEMKFTTRYATSDIDFSNYRNPYGRGVEGWDYAKSAWHWLKQQVHNMRNAGKIVEDMIALRENETKRFLALDLPSMSLRELDAELTRIDQYFLDSCAAYMPFFLQSFALYDALAETCEEHFKDQGEGLQNRIKASMNNLRTIEVTRGILDLVEHVQKNNELKAVFERFEAEELVNILPAHPLGQPFWQGPFEAFLLEFGARGRQEFELSIPRWRDDPSYLLQVMKMYLKHPVDLEKKLKETESLREADSEQLFKALSAGARFKLKTIIKLYGVMAERREATRPTFITETWFYRCIILEVLSRLERDNLAKVEDLPYIDFNRLRDYVAGRMGAAEAFSESLLNANRHSHLFNLHAEEPPMAIIGPYTPKMKTSSQEHSDSMSGLAASPGKIVAKARVITDLQTQAGELEPGEILVARFTDASWTPLFALASGVVTDIGSTLSHSCIVAREFGIPAVVNLHSATAAIKSGDTLILDGDQGTVIIQRE from the coding sequence ATGAGCCAATCACTCGTCGTCGCCCTCAGTGGCAACGAACAACTAGAACTCGGTCACCTGGGCGGCAAAGGCCACTCACTGAATCATCTGATCCGTGCGGGCTTGCCCGTACCACCGGCCTTTTGTATTACAGCAGAGGCTTATCAGACCTTTGTTAACACTGCGCTGCCAGACGACTTACTTAGCGCGTCAGAGCTGGATAAAGTGCGTGAAACCATTCTCAGTGCCGATATTCCTGAACAATTGCGAACCGCCATTGCATCTGCTTACCAGGGCTTAGGTGACAATGCGCAAATTGCAGTGCGCTCTTCCGCGCTGGACGAAGACGGTCAAAGCCAGAGCTTTGCCGGTCAATATGAAACCTACCTGCATGTTCAGGGCAGCGACAGCGTCATGGAAAAAGTGCGTGCATGCTGGGCCTCATTGTGGGCCGAACGTGCCGCTGGATATCGTAACAGCAGTGCAGCTGATACCGCGATTGCCGTTGTATTGCAAACCATGGTCGATGCCGATGCAGCTGGGGTGATGTTCACTCAGGACCCGCTCAGCGGCGATACCAACAAAGTGGTTATTGACAGCTGCTGGGGTCTGGGCGAAGGCGTCGTATCAGGTCAGGTCAGTACCGACAGCTTTGTTCTGGACAAAGAGAACGGTGCACTGTTGCAACAGGAAATCCGGGTCAAGCCTCAGTATTGCCAACGCAATGCTCAGGGTCAGGTCACTTTACTGAATACCCCGCCAGCGCAACAACAAGCCGCCAGTCTGGATGAAGGGCAACTGGCGCAATTATTAGCGCTGGCAAAACAGGCTCAGGCTTTGTATCAGACCGAGCTGGATATCGAATGGGCACTAAAAGACAACAAAATCTGGCTACTACAGGCTCGTCCGGTCACAACCCAGGCGAGTAAAGCCGAGCCCATTTACGCCAATCCCTGGGAGCAGGATCAGAGCATTAAAGACGGCGCCTTCTTTTCGCGCATGGATACCGGAGAGATAGTCACCGGACTGATGACACCGCTTGGTCTGTCATTTTGTGAATTCTATCAAAAGCACATTCATGGTCCTGCTATCAAAACCATGGGCTTAGCAGACATTAGTGACTGGCAAGTTTACATGGGTTATATCCAGGGTCAGGTGTATCTGAATATCTCCGGTTCTGCACACATGTTGCGCCAGTGCCCGCCAACCCGGGACGAAATGAAGTTCACCACCCGCTATGCCACCTCAGATATAGATTTCAGCAATTACCGTAACCCCTATGGTCGCGGTGTCGAAGGCTGGGACTATGCTAAAAGCGCCTGGCACTGGCTGAAACAGCAAGTGCACAATATGCGCAATGCAGGCAAAATTGTTGAGGACATGATTGCCCTGCGAGAAAACGAGACTAAACGTTTTCTGGCACTGGACTTGCCCAGTATGTCACTCCGTGAATTAGATGCTGAGCTGACTCGCATCGACCAGTACTTCCTCGATTCTTGTGCCGCCTATATGCCGTTTTTCCTACAGTCCTTTGCTTTGTACGATGCACTGGCGGAAACCTGTGAAGAACACTTTAAAGATCAAGGTGAAGGGCTGCAAAATCGCATCAAGGCCTCAATGAACAACCTGCGTACGATTGAGGTAACACGTGGGATCCTGGATCTGGTTGAACATGTACAGAAGAACAATGAACTTAAAGCTGTATTTGAGCGCTTTGAAGCCGAAGAGCTGGTTAATATACTGCCAGCTCACCCGCTGGGACAGCCATTCTGGCAGGGTCCGTTTGAAGCCTTTTTACTTGAGTTTGGCGCCCGTGGCCGTCAGGAGTTTGAGCTGAGTATTCCACGCTGGCGTGATGACCCAAGTTACCTGCTGCAGGTCATGAAAATGTACCTTAAGCACCCGGTTGATCTGGAGAAAAAGCTCAAAGAAACCGAGAGCCTGCGCGAAGCCGACAGCGAGCAGCTGTTTAAAGCCTTGTCAGCAGGGGCACGATTTAAACTCAAAACCATCATTAAATTGTATGGTGTGATGGCAGAGCGCCGCGAAGCAACACGTCCGACGTTTATCACCGAAACTTGGTTCTACCGCTGCATCATTCTGGAGGTGCTTTCACGTCTGGAGCGAGACAATCTGGCTAAAGTTGAAGACTTACCCTACATCGACTTCAATCGACTACGAGACTATGTTGCAGGACGCATGGGCGCCGCGGAGGCATTCAGCGAGTCGTTGCTCAATGCCAATCGTCACAGTCACTTATTTAACCTCCATGCTGAGGAGCCCCCAATGGCCATCATTGGGCCTTATACGCCCAAAATGAAAACCTCCTCGCAAGAGCACAGCGATTCGATGAGTGGTCTGGCTGCCAGCCCCGGCAAAATAGTTGCAAAAGCCCGTGTCATCACCGATCTGCAAACCCAGGCTGGTGAACTGGAGCCGGGAGAAATTCTGGTCGCGCGCTTTACAGATGCCAGCTGGACTCCCTTATTTGCGCTTGCCAGTGGCGTTGTCACGGACATCGGCTCGACCCTGTCACACAGCTGTATCGTGGCCCGTGAGTTCGGCATTCCAGCGGTGGTGAATCTACACAGCGCCACTGCAGCCATCAAAAGTGGTGACACGCTGATACTTGATGGTGACCAGGGCACAGTGATCATCCAAAGAGAATAG
- a CDS encoding biosynthesis protein PigD gives MTSITGLSTQSSESGFEHIWQAETQRSGAKQDTITVGVIVVTRDEQFFHTGLSVLSDIRDYVFNRVHIQSELALKNPSLVPCSLYDEVRSKAIQFLKGQKKAINIQVIQCASLAEATGKIIHSNALNDQPDFQVGMLFYDQTSMGFQDDSIDQVDRDLDAFYRAMQKIGIPAFYTSFSTVTFIRALRTPYSYLPQQYREIVRSTDPATFQTELLRLWMDFFEMNYANRRVKPVGSIELHNTLGEQLINFFARTAPEHWLVSYYTGSVVSNLIGHLDRHAEKQGALVLRGPNEHAIACGAIANWQLYRMPFLAVVTSGMMDEFKGTLANLKETAAQGIIVVAENRLSQWYSFQGTITASEDMRDVLAAKRIPYVYMDEIEQIGENLAEVYRLYHQGQGPVVVLATQNVLESSLELDLPALEALPANPSDEPVEVMTDELSQAIELINNGPEKLVWQLGPVSEDEYALIHDIAQQAGIALVDSLAHPGTAPKYYQGKRNDNYLGTLAIYGYTPRVYNYFHTKDKLNSTDEQCLFMIKSRVAQIATPFSDGRLERKVHLVQLTKEATHLSPFADLHLHMRCRDFLQAVKKHLNVSESLRARRMARIMAYPDTQSDVLSKLPSLPMSPNYFFCQLNRVIEDLIEQENFDYTGVYDVGRCGISAVRNVAKTRRGFSGWYGRALMGDALLASGYLAYTSPTNVIAFIGDGAKGIVPDILPAFIDNILTHPQLLDKSISVFYFCNGGLSVINTYQERILFNRTSRQMRLVNIDQPQFEQQIGDFDISAQTLTQFDETAVRSALTANKRLTLFSVVLGHNNEGDGISLATAKGWQRDSAEPVTPDTDSDTPPAQEVNS, from the coding sequence ATGACAAGCATTACAGGATTAAGCACTCAGTCGAGCGAATCCGGCTTTGAGCATATATGGCAAGCCGAGACGCAGCGCAGTGGTGCAAAGCAAGACACCATCACCGTTGGGGTGATCGTAGTCACCCGTGACGAGCAGTTTTTCCACACCGGATTGAGCGTTCTGAGCGACATCCGCGATTATGTGTTTAACCGGGTACATATTCAGTCGGAACTGGCGTTGAAAAACCCTTCGTTAGTCCCCTGCTCGCTATACGACGAAGTAAGAAGCAAAGCGATCCAGTTTTTAAAGGGGCAGAAAAAAGCGATCAATATTCAGGTGATTCAGTGCGCCAGCCTGGCTGAAGCAACCGGTAAGATCATTCACAGCAATGCCCTGAACGATCAACCGGATTTTCAGGTGGGCATGCTGTTTTATGATCAAACTTCAATGGGGTTTCAGGACGACAGCATAGATCAGGTTGACCGCGACCTGGATGCCTTTTACCGTGCGATGCAGAAAATCGGTATTCCCGCTTTCTACACCAGCTTCTCGACCGTGACCTTTATTCGCGCGCTGCGTACCCCCTACAGCTACCTGCCGCAACAATATCGTGAAATCGTGCGCAGCACCGATCCAGCCACCTTTCAGACCGAGCTGTTGCGATTGTGGATGGACTTTTTCGAAATGAATTATGCCAATCGCCGGGTCAAACCTGTTGGCTCTATAGAGCTGCACAATACTCTGGGCGAGCAGCTAATCAACTTCTTTGCCCGAACAGCGCCCGAGCACTGGCTGGTGTCTTACTACACCGGCTCTGTGGTTTCCAACCTCATCGGCCATCTCGACCGTCACGCCGAAAAGCAAGGCGCCTTGGTGCTAAGGGGCCCGAATGAGCATGCGATTGCCTGTGGCGCGATTGCCAACTGGCAGCTCTACCGCATGCCGTTTTTAGCTGTGGTCACCTCCGGCATGATGGATGAATTTAAAGGTACCCTGGCCAACCTGAAAGAAACGGCAGCTCAGGGGATCATCGTTGTCGCCGAAAACCGCCTGAGTCAGTGGTACAGTTTTCAGGGCACCATCACTGCCAGTGAGGACATGCGCGACGTATTGGCCGCTAAGCGTATCCCCTATGTATACATGGATGAAATTGAACAGATAGGTGAAAACCTGGCAGAAGTTTACCGACTCTATCATCAGGGTCAGGGACCGGTTGTGGTACTGGCCACTCAAAATGTCCTCGAGTCTTCTTTGGAACTGGATTTACCTGCGCTCGAAGCCCTGCCTGCGAATCCAAGCGATGAGCCCGTTGAAGTCATGACAGATGAACTCAGTCAGGCCATCGAGCTTATCAATAACGGACCAGAAAAACTGGTCTGGCAGCTCGGTCCGGTCAGTGAGGACGAATATGCTCTGATCCATGACATAGCCCAGCAGGCAGGCATTGCGCTGGTAGACAGCCTGGCCCACCCGGGTACGGCACCCAAATATTACCAGGGTAAACGCAACGACAACTACCTGGGTACGCTGGCCATTTATGGTTATACGCCGCGGGTTTACAACTACTTTCATACTAAAGACAAGCTCAACAGTACCGATGAGCAGTGCCTGTTTATGATTAAAAGCCGGGTTGCTCAAATTGCCACGCCATTTTCCGATGGCCGCCTGGAGCGCAAGGTCCACCTGGTGCAACTGACCAAAGAAGCAACCCACCTGTCGCCATTTGCCGATCTGCATTTGCATATGCGCTGTCGTGATTTCCTGCAGGCGGTGAAAAAGCACCTGAATGTCAGCGAATCGCTGCGTGCCAGACGTATGGCGCGGATCATGGCTTACCCGGATACCCAGTCTGATGTGCTCAGCAAACTGCCCAGTCTGCCAATGTCACCGAACTACTTTTTCTGTCAGCTCAATCGCGTCATTGAAGACTTAATCGAGCAAGAGAACTTTGACTATACCGGTGTCTACGATGTGGGTCGCTGTGGCATTTCCGCCGTGCGTAACGTGGCCAAAACACGCCGCGGTTTTTCTGGCTGGTATGGTCGCGCGCTGATGGGCGACGCATTGCTGGCCAGTGGCTACCTGGCCTATACCAGCCCCACCAATGTTATCGCCTTTATTGGCGACGGTGCTAAAGGGATTGTCCCCGATATTTTACCGGCTTTTATCGACAATATTCTGACTCACCCTCAGCTGCTCGATAAAAGCATCAGCGTGTTCTATTTCTGCAATGGCGGTTTGTCGGTGATCAACACCTATCAGGAACGGATCTTATTCAATCGCACCTCACGTCAGATGCGTCTGGTCAACATAGATCAGCCTCAGTTTGAGCAGCAGATCGGGGACTTTGACATTTCCGCCCAGACCCTGACTCAGTTCGATGAAACGGCGGTACGCTCAGCACTGACAGCGAACAAACGTTTGACGCTGTTCTCCGTGGTACTGGGCCACAACAACGAAGGGGATGGCATTTCACTGGCCACCGCCAAAGGTTGGCAGCGCGACAGCGCCGAGCCTGTTACCCCCGATACCGATTCAGATACGCCACCAGCACAGGAAGTTAACTCATGA